A portion of the Bulleidia sp. zg-1006 genome contains these proteins:
- a CDS encoding ScpA family protein codes for MEEFSVTIDQFDGPLDLMLHLIHEKQLDLMNLDLNELASQYMAYIHSMQRFHLEIAGEYLAQLASLIEYKSKQLLPNPKDELEDNYEQDTRETLVKRLLEYQQFKEIREELEIYYEQRQLKYARPMMDYPLNEVDTCEGFQGNPYDLLKAMSRLWRRKQLERISPVRYTVKEISMEDRVLELRARFLELPDTFGFDCLLEDCETKQELIVTFLAILDLARQQKCFIQIDEKDTIWVQKGNH; via the coding sequence ATGGAAGAATTTTCAGTCACAATTGATCAATTTGATGGACCATTGGATTTGATGTTGCATTTAATCCATGAAAAACAATTGGATTTAATGAACTTAGATTTAAATGAATTGGCGAGTCAGTATATGGCTTATATCCACTCCATGCAACGATTTCATCTTGAAATTGCCGGTGAATACTTGGCTCAATTGGCTTCTCTGATTGAATATAAATCAAAGCAATTGCTACCAAATCCAAAGGATGAATTAGAAGATAATTATGAACAAGACACTAGAGAGACTTTGGTAAAACGTTTATTAGAGTACCAACAATTCAAAGAAATACGAGAAGAATTAGAAATATATTACGAACAAAGACAACTAAAATACGCTCGTCCAATGATGGATTACCCACTAAATGAAGTGGATACATGCGAGGGATTTCAAGGTAATCCCTATGATTTATTAAAAGCCATGTCACGTTTATGGAGACGGAAACAATTGGAAAGAATAAGCCCGGTTCGTTATACCGTTAAAGAAATATCGATGGAAGATCGGGTGTTGGAATTAAGAGCTCGGTTTTTAGAATTACCAGATACCTTCGGTTTTGATTGCTTATTAGAAGATTGTGAAACCAAGCAAGAATTGATCGTTACTTTTTTAGCTATCTTAGATTTAGCTCGCCAACAAAAGTGTTTTATTCAAATCGATGAAAAAGATACCATCTGGGTACAGAAGGGAAATCATTAA
- a CDS encoding Mrp/NBP35 family ATP-binding protein, with translation MSEVNNKGKTPEDYGFRKHAKEDFSIHLHEQAKVKKVIGIFSGKGGVGKSFVTAMIASGMQKRGHRCAVLDGDITGPSQGRTFGITSKAQGQKGMMFPAVTKTGVQVMSTNMLLDMDVQPVIWRGPVVANVLKQFYSEVLWEDVDYMFVDMPPGTSDVPLTLFQSVHLDGIIIISSPQDLVSMVVEKAINMARMMNVKVLGIVENMSYVPCPNCNEKIYIFGKSHVKETSMKYHLPLLAQIPMYASIPEACDQGKVEDLEIEELSPLLDFIESF, from the coding sequence ATGAGTGAAGTAAATAATAAAGGGAAAACACCGGAGGATTATGGATTTCGTAAGCATGCGAAAGAGGATTTTAGTATCCATCTTCATGAACAAGCTAAGGTTAAAAAAGTCATTGGTATTTTCAGTGGAAAAGGTGGTGTTGGTAAATCATTCGTAACAGCAATGATTGCTTCCGGTATGCAGAAAAGAGGGCATCGTTGTGCTGTTTTAGATGGTGATATTACAGGACCTAGCCAAGGTAGAACCTTTGGTATCACTAGTAAAGCTCAAGGTCAAAAGGGCATGATGTTTCCGGCGGTAACGAAAACAGGTGTTCAGGTGATGAGCACGAATATGTTACTGGATATGGATGTGCAACCGGTCATTTGGCGTGGACCGGTGGTGGCTAATGTTTTAAAACAATTTTATTCAGAAGTACTTTGGGAGGATGTGGACTATATGTTTGTGGATATGCCTCCAGGAACATCCGATGTTCCTTTAACCTTGTTTCAATCGGTTCATTTGGATGGCATTATTATCATTTCCAGCCCGCAAGATTTGGTGTCTATGGTGGTTGAAAAAGCCATCAATATGGCTCGCATGATGAATGTGAAAGTACTAGGTATTGTTGAAAATATGTCCTATGTACCATGTCCGAACTGCAATGAAAAAATCTATATCTTTGGAAAATCCCATGTAAAAGAAACATCAATGAAGTATCACTTACCACTTTTAGCACAAATTCCAATGTATGCTTCTATACCAGAAGCTTGTGATCAAGGGAAAGTGGAAGATTTAGAGATTGAAGAATTATCGCCATTATTAGATTTTATAGAAAGTTTTTAA
- the scpB gene encoding SMC-Scp complex subunit ScpB → MENQARLLSLVEGLLFAVGEEGIRDEQLKDILSLNEEQLHTCIEELNQRYEQESSGIELSHYGGRYRLLSKGTIEPYLKTLFQEEAGSKLSVAAMETLAIIAYKQPITRVEIEEIRGVGADVMLRKLQTRGLIEEVGRSQAAGRPILYGVSEAFLDAFQLESLQELPDLPDYQTKEEDELFGESHEI, encoded by the coding sequence ATGGAAAATCAAGCTCGCTTATTAAGTTTAGTCGAAGGACTTCTTTTCGCGGTTGGTGAAGAGGGAATTCGTGATGAACAATTAAAAGATATTTTATCTTTAAATGAGGAACAGCTTCATACTTGCATTGAGGAACTAAATCAAAGATATGAACAAGAGTCTTCAGGCATTGAATTAAGCCATTATGGTGGTCGCTATCGTTTGTTGTCAAAGGGGACGATTGAACCTTATTTAAAGACATTATTTCAAGAAGAAGCCGGTTCAAAACTATCTGTAGCAGCTATGGAAACCTTGGCTATCATTGCCTATAAACAACCTATTACACGGGTGGAAATTGAAGAAATTCGTGGGGTTGGTGCGGATGTGATGTTAAGAAAGCTACAGACTCGTGGTTTAATTGAAGAAGTTGGTCGCTCACAAGCGGCAGGCAGACCAATTCTCTATGGTGTTAGTGAGGCTTTTTTAGATGCTTTTCAATTAGAAAGCTTACAAGAATTGCCGGATTTACCAGACTATCAAACAAAAGAGGAGGATGAACTCTTTGGAGAAAGCCATGAAATCTAA
- a CDS encoding DUF4358 domain-containing protein, whose translation MKSKFFLCLLLMLSLAACSIKNGASISSCEQLASHLLKDLDQKDQLERVKDRVVKGLFFQNEQPYEEAVIYRSRKEGTAEMIAVIRTKKKDKVKVNLKDYLVELKRKMVNQYPNEVFKVSNAVLSEADEYVVLVIHDNIELASQKVNGYLSQLRKEKK comes from the coding sequence ATGAAATCTAAATTCTTTTTATGCCTTCTTTTAATGTTGTCTTTGGCTGCTTGTTCCATAAAAAATGGAGCTTCAATTTCCTCTTGTGAACAACTGGCAAGCCATTTATTAAAAGATCTTGATCAAAAAGATCAGTTAGAAAGAGTGAAAGATCGCGTCGTGAAAGGTTTATTCTTTCAAAATGAACAGCCTTATGAAGAAGCAGTGATTTATCGTTCTCGTAAAGAAGGTACAGCGGAAATGATTGCCGTTATTCGTACGAAAAAAAAGGATAAAGTCAAAGTTAATTTAAAAGACTATTTGGTGGAATTAAAGCGAAAAATGGTGAACCAATACCCCAATGAAGTCTTTAAAGTGAGTAATGCGGTATTATCAGAAGCAGATGAATACGTGGTCTTAGTCATTCATGATAACATTGAACTCGCCAGTCAAAAAGTGAATGGTTATTTAAGTCAGTTACGTAAGGAGAAAAAATGA